From one Humulus lupulus chromosome 8, drHumLupu1.1, whole genome shotgun sequence genomic stretch:
- the LOC133798755 gene encoding ATP synthase gamma chain 1, chloroplastic-like — MSLSNVSIWSSAKPSISSTFLQNPKPLLFPIPLHNGGSRSSSFPKVHCGIRELRERIDSIKNIQKITEAMKLVAVAKVRRAQEAVINGRPFSETLVGVLYDINERLQFEDIDVPLTNVRPVKKVALVSITSDQGLCAGFNNGIIKKVENRITDLEKLGLEYTVISVGKKGNSYFSNRPNVHVDKFIEAGTFPTTKEAQIIADNVFSLFLSEEVDKVELVYTKFLSLIRFNPVIHTLLPLSPKGKVVDVNGNSVDAFEDEFFRLTTKKGKLSVEWERVRKGSKGLSPLMEFEQDPAHILDAMMPLYLNSQILRALEESKASELAARMTAMSNATDNAVDLIKTLSTAYNRARQAKITGEILEIVAGAEALRDLD, encoded by the coding sequence ATGTCTTTATCCAATGTCTCCATCTGGTCCAGTGCAAAACCTTCCATTTCTAGTACATTTTTGCAAAACCCAAAACCTCTTTTGTTTCCCATTCCTCTCCATAATGGTGGCTCTCGATCTTCTTCATTCCCAAAAGTTCATTGTGGCATACGAGAGTTGAGAGAGCGAATTGATTCGATAAAGAATATCCAGAAGATAACCGAAGCCATGAAGCTTGTCGCCGTTGCCAAGGTTCGCAGAGCTCAGGAAGCAGTCATCAATGGCCGGCCCTTTTCAGAGACTCTTGTTGGGGTTCTGTACGACATTAATGAGCGGCTTCAGTTTGAAGACATAGATGTTCCTTTGACAAATGTTAGACCCGTGAAGAAAGTTGCCCTTGTATCCATTACAAGTGACCAAGGTCTTTGTGCTGGTTTCAACAATGGAATTATCAAAAAGGTCGAAAATCGTATCACCGATTTGGAGAAACTTGGATTGGAGTACACTGTTATTAGTGTTGGGAAAAAGGGTAACTCTTATTTTAGTAATAGGCCTAATGTTCATGTAGATAAGTTTATTGAAGCAGGGACTTTCCCGACAACAAAAGAGGCTCAGATTATTGCTGACAATGTTTTCTCGCTTTTTCTCAGCGAAGAAGTTGATAAGGTTGAGCTTGTCTATACTAAGTTTTTGTCTTTGATAAGATTTAATCCTGTTATTCATACCTTGCTTCCTTTATCACCAAAGGGAAAGGTTGTTGATGTGAATGGGAATAGTGTTGATGCATTTGAAGATGAGTTTTTTAGGCTTACAACTAAGAAAGGGAAGTTGAGTGTGGAGTGGGAAAGAGTTAGAAAAGGAAGCAAAGGATTGTCCCCTCTCATGGAATTTGAGCAAGACCCTGCTCATATTCTTGATGCTATGATGCCTTTGTATCTGAATAGCCAAATACTAAGGGCATTGGAAGAAAGTAAGGCTAGTGAGCTTGCGGCAAGGATGACTGCTATGAGTAATGCAACTGATAATGCAGTCGACTTGATTAAGACTCTTTCAACAGCCTACAATCGCGCAAGACAGGCAAAGATTACTGGAGAGATATTGGAAATTGTTGCCGGAGCGGAAGCATTGAGAGATCTCGACTAA